From the Bacillus marinisedimentorum genome, one window contains:
- the yfmH gene encoding EF-P 5-aminopentanol modification-associated protein YfmH — protein MERIEYTQLKEELFHEVLDNGLEVYILPKKDVNKTFATFTTRYGSIDNHFTPLGGKEPIKVPDGIAHFLEHKLFESEEGDVFQDFSKQGASANAFTSFTRTAYLFSSTSNVEKNLETLIDFVQDPYFTEESVDKEKGIIGQEIKMYEDNPDWRVYFGTIENLFAAHPVKIDIAGTAESISSITKDLLYTCYNTFYHPGNMLLFVAGAVNPAEVMKLIRSNQGKKTFAPPEPISRYFDDEPEKADQRERIIEMPVQTPKILFGVKTKKTGRSGTDLLRHELAIGLMLDYLFGKSSKNYEQLYNDGLIDDTFSFNYSEEGGFGFAVVGGDSTEPEKLSKKIEGYFRDFREDPLTDEALERTKKKKIGSFLRSLNSPEFIANQFTRYQFNGMNLFEVIPVLESLTAEDINQAANDFIDENCFTTCIVKAPN, from the coding sequence ATGGAAAGAATCGAATACACCCAATTAAAAGAAGAACTGTTTCATGAAGTGCTCGACAATGGTCTTGAAGTGTATATTTTGCCGAAAAAAGATGTGAATAAAACATTTGCGACATTTACGACACGTTATGGATCGATTGACAACCATTTTACTCCCCTTGGCGGAAAAGAGCCCATTAAGGTACCGGATGGAATCGCCCATTTTCTTGAACATAAATTGTTCGAAAGTGAAGAGGGGGACGTTTTCCAGGACTTCAGCAAACAGGGTGCCTCGGCAAACGCATTTACTTCCTTCACGAGGACGGCCTACTTGTTTTCAAGCACCTCAAATGTGGAGAAGAATCTCGAAACATTGATTGATTTTGTGCAGGATCCATATTTCACGGAAGAGTCGGTTGATAAAGAGAAAGGCATCATCGGTCAGGAGATAAAAATGTATGAAGACAATCCGGACTGGCGTGTGTATTTCGGAACGATTGAAAATCTGTTCGCGGCCCATCCGGTTAAAATTGACATTGCCGGCACGGCAGAATCGATTTCAAGCATTACGAAAGATCTCCTTTATACGTGCTACAACACATTTTACCACCCTGGCAACATGCTCCTTTTTGTTGCCGGCGCGGTCAATCCGGCGGAAGTGATGAAACTGATCAGGAGCAATCAGGGCAAGAAAACATTTGCTCCTCCGGAACCGATCTCCCGCTATTTTGACGATGAACCTGAAAAAGCCGATCAACGGGAAAGGATCATTGAAATGCCGGTACAGACGCCGAAGATATTATTCGGTGTGAAAACGAAAAAAACGGGCCGAAGCGGCACCGATCTGCTGAGGCATGAATTGGCGATCGGTCTTATGCTTGATTATTTATTCGGTAAAAGCTCAAAGAACTATGAACAGTTGTATAACGACGGGTTGATTGACGATACATTTTCCTTTAATTATTCAGAGGAGGGCGGTTTCGGGTTTGCCGTGGTCGGCGGTGATTCTACAGAACCTGAGAAGCTGTCCAAAAAAATTGAGGGGTATTTCCGCGATTTCCGTGAAGATCCGCTGACAGATGAGGCACTTGAACGGACAAAGAAAAAGAAAATCGGCTCTTTCTTAAGGTCGCTGAATTCACCAGAGTTCATCGCCAACCAATTCACAAGATACCAATTCAATGGCATGAATCTGTTTGAAGTGATTCCTGTTCTTGAATCGCTGACTGCAGAAGATATAAACCAGGCTGCGAATGATTTTATCGATGAGAATTGTTTTACGACATGCATCGTTAAAGCGCCGAACTGA
- the yfmF gene encoding EF-P 5-aminopentanol modification-associated protein YfmF — MQKITHVKEEAGGIRLHSVKTNKYKTNTIVVKMKAPLNEQDATMRALLPYVLQSGTETFPTSTKIRSRLDDLYGATLSVDLSKKGDYHIISFRMEVANGEYLQENAPLLEQALELLSEILLKPALESGAFSGDIVSKEKRAMKQRLQSMKDDKMRYASIRLIEEMCKNEPYGTPAYGNENDLDGISPESLFAYYQTCLKDNEIDLYIVGNTEMSRLKELAARHFQFGDRSSAGLAENAEADTVNAPSEPKEVIDSEPVNQGKLNMGFRAYTTYKDDDYFALQLFNGIFGGFSHSKLFINVREKASLAYYAASRLESHKGFILVMSGIEFGNYNQAVTIIKEQMELMKQGEFSDEDISQTKAVIRNQLLETADSAGGLIEVLYHEVVAGKERPFEQWLEGVAKVTREDIIRVAEKIDLDTVYFLKGTEGE, encoded by the coding sequence ATGCAAAAAATAACGCACGTCAAAGAGGAAGCCGGCGGTATACGGCTTCATTCAGTGAAAACGAACAAATATAAAACGAACACCATCGTTGTTAAAATGAAGGCTCCTTTGAATGAACAGGATGCCACAATGAGGGCGCTCTTGCCGTATGTTCTTCAAAGCGGTACCGAAACGTTCCCGACGAGCACTAAAATCAGAAGCCGTCTTGACGACTTGTACGGAGCAACCCTTTCTGTCGATTTGTCCAAGAAAGGGGATTATCATATCATCTCTTTCCGTATGGAAGTAGCCAACGGTGAATACCTGCAGGAAAATGCTCCGCTCCTTGAACAGGCGCTGGAACTGCTGAGCGAAATTCTCCTGAAGCCGGCCCTTGAAAGCGGTGCATTTTCGGGAGATATCGTCAGTAAAGAAAAGCGAGCGATGAAGCAGCGTCTCCAGTCAATGAAGGATGACAAAATGAGGTATGCAAGCATCCGTCTCATTGAAGAGATGTGTAAAAACGAACCTTACGGCACCCCAGCTTATGGAAACGAAAACGACCTTGACGGCATTTCGCCGGAAAGTTTATTTGCCTATTACCAGACATGCCTGAAGGACAATGAAATTGACCTCTACATTGTCGGCAATACGGAAATGAGCCGTTTGAAAGAACTTGCCGCCCGCCACTTTCAATTCGGGGACCGCAGCAGCGCCGGACTGGCAGAAAATGCGGAGGCGGATACTGTGAATGCACCGTCAGAACCAAAAGAGGTCATTGACAGCGAACCCGTCAACCAGGGCAAGTTGAACATGGGTTTCCGCGCCTATACAACCTATAAGGATGACGACTATTTTGCTTTACAGCTATTCAACGGGATATTCGGCGGATTTTCCCACTCCAAACTGTTTATAAACGTAAGGGAAAAGGCGAGCCTCGCCTATTATGCAGCCTCCCGCCTTGAAAGCCACAAAGGGTTTATCCTTGTCATGTCAGGCATCGAATTCGGAAATTACAATCAAGCTGTCACCATCATAAAAGAGCAGATGGAACTGATGAAACAAGGTGAATTTTCGGATGAAGACATCAGCCAGACCAAAGCAGTCATCAGAAACCAGCTCCTTGAAACTGCCGACAGCGCCGGCGGGTTGATTGAAGTCCTTTATCATGAAGTGGTTGCCGGAAAGGAGCGGCCTTTTGAACAGTGGCTCGAAGGCGTGGCAAAGGTTACCCGTGAAGACATCATCCGGGTCGCCGAAAAGATCGACCTTGATACGGTCTATTTTCTCAAGGGAACGGAGGGGGAATGA
- a CDS encoding DUF3243 domain-containing protein encodes MSVLDNWEQWKHFLGDRLGQAEQEGINENTVNDLAYQIGGYLAKQVEPKNEQEKVLADMWNVASPEEQHAIANMMVKLVEQDK; translated from the coding sequence ATGTCAGTACTTGATAACTGGGAACAATGGAAACATTTCTTGGGAGACAGGCTGGGCCAGGCAGAACAGGAAGGAATAAACGAGAACACTGTTAACGATCTTGCCTATCAAATCGGCGGCTATCTTGCCAAACAAGTAGAACCGAAAAACGAGCAGGAAAAAGTCCTTGCCGATATGTGGAATGTTGCCTCACCTGAAGAACAGCATGCCATTGCCAATATGATGGTTAAGCTTGTCGAACAGGACAAGTAA
- the ymfI gene encoding elongation factor P 5-aminopentanone reductase, whose product MKTALVTGASGGIGKAAARKLMENGYSVYLHYNSNAKPIEELAGEARTFGVEAYPVRADLSQPGGALRLLSSLLHDVDIVVYAGGRSLTGLVGDTGDEAVAEMMRLHLESLFVISRGLIPGMLKKQHGRIIVVSSIWGLTGASFEVLYSMVKGGQNAFVKALAKETAANGITVNAVAPGVVDTEMMKGYGEEDLSLLREEIPMRRFAQAEEIADSIMFLASEKSAYVSGQILSINGAWYC is encoded by the coding sequence ATGAAAACGGCACTTGTAACCGGGGCTAGCGGCGGCATCGGCAAAGCTGCAGCCAGAAAGCTTATGGAAAACGGCTATTCCGTCTATCTTCATTACAATAGTAATGCAAAGCCAATTGAGGAATTGGCAGGCGAAGCCCGTACATTTGGAGTGGAAGCATACCCTGTCAGGGCGGATTTATCCCAGCCAGGAGGCGCGCTCCGTCTGCTGTCATCTCTCCTGCATGATGTCGATATCGTTGTTTATGCAGGGGGGAGAAGCTTGACCGGGCTTGTCGGGGATACTGGAGATGAAGCTGTTGCGGAAATGATGAGACTCCATTTGGAAAGCCTGTTTGTCATTTCGCGCGGACTCATTCCCGGTATGCTGAAAAAACAGCACGGGAGGATCATTGTCGTCTCTTCTATATGGGGACTGACAGGCGCCTCGTTTGAAGTGCTTTACTCTATGGTCAAGGGCGGCCAAAATGCATTTGTGAAGGCGCTGGCGAAAGAAACGGCTGCAAACGGAATCACTGTAAATGCCGTTGCGCCAGGGGTTGTTGATACGGAGATGATGAAAGGGTACGGCGAAGAAGACCTTTCCCTCCTTCGTGAAGAAATTCCGATGCGGAGGTTTGCACAGGCAGAAGAAATCGCCGATTCCATTATGTTTTTGGCCTCTGAAAAAAGTGCGTATGTGAGCGGTCAAATTCTGTCTATCAACGGTGCATGGTATTGTTGA
- a CDS encoding DUF3388 domain-containing protein, whose translation MSKKEWYLEYEIHINRPGLLGDISSLLGMLSINILTINGVNDSRRGMLLLCERDEQVERLESILQTMDNITVTKLRRPKLRDVLAVRHGRYIQRDADDKKTFRFVRDELGLLVDFLAEIFKQKGHKLIGIRGMPRVGKTESIVAGAVCANKRWLFVSSTLLKQTVRSSLLHDEYSEDNIFIIDGVVSTKRASEKHWQLVREIMRMPAVKVIEHPDIFVRESEYKLEDFDYIIELRNNPEEEIKYEIMDESPLAADSGFSMFDF comes from the coding sequence ATGTCTAAAAAAGAATGGTATCTTGAATATGAAATCCATATCAACCGGCCGGGACTGCTCGGTGATATTTCGTCTTTGCTTGGAATGCTCTCCATAAATATCCTGACAATCAATGGGGTCAATGACAGCCGGCGCGGCATGCTGCTGCTGTGCGAGCGCGATGAGCAAGTCGAACGGCTGGAATCGATTTTGCAGACGATGGATAATATTACGGTGACAAAGCTGAGGCGCCCCAAATTGAGGGATGTCCTTGCTGTGAGGCACGGACGGTATATACAGCGCGATGCCGATGATAAAAAAACATTCCGATTCGTACGCGATGAACTCGGTCTTCTTGTGGACTTCCTTGCGGAGATTTTCAAGCAAAAAGGACATAAATTAATCGGAATCCGCGGCATGCCGAGGGTCGGAAAGACGGAATCCATCGTTGCAGGAGCTGTTTGTGCCAACAAAAGATGGCTTTTCGTTTCATCCACCCTGCTGAAGCAAACAGTGCGAAGTTCGCTTTTGCATGATGAATACAGCGAAGATAACATTTTTATTATTGATGGTGTCGTTTCAACAAAGCGTGCATCGGAAAAACACTGGCAGCTTGTCCGTGAAATCATGCGGATGCCGGCTGTTAAAGTGATTGAGCACCCTGATATTTTTGTGCGTGAATCAGAATACAAATTGGAAGATTTCGATTATATCATTGAATTACGGAACAATCCGGAAGAGGAAATAAAGTATGAAATAATGGATGAAAGCCCGCTGGCAGCGGACTCGGGTTTCTCCATGTTCGATTTTTAA